From one Streptomyces mobaraensis genomic stretch:
- a CDS encoding serine hydrolase domain-containing protein — MSEDLNTTAAHDRDATRPTGTAFDAARWQRRLDELCAAHHVPGASLAVLADGEVHELAAGLLHRGTGVTATPDSVFQLGSIAKVYTATLVMQLAEEGALDLDAPVTAVLPEFSAADPEATAVITPRMLLSHTSGLTCDFTLDTGRGDDCLARYVAAAEGVALDCRPGTGSSYSSVGYNVLGRIVEVLTGLTWDEALKQRLVAPLGLTRTMTLPEEALAFRAAMGHLGEPGRMPEPAPAWDLMPRSAGPYGRVLASAGDVVRFARMHLAGGTAPDGTRILAPETVEAMRRREVDVPDKWTVSADGWGLGWSLYDWSGTPGFGHDGASIGQYAYLRVVPHAGVAVALTTNGGGARLVYAALFRELLRELAGVRMPGSFAPAAVPPVVDLAPLVGTYRREGVVITVGARAGGAHLRYEFVDGMKGFSEPLEIDLRPVTETVFAGSGVGAAFSEDWMPVVFSTLADGTGCCYIGMRAAPKVA, encoded by the coding sequence ATGTCCGAGGACCTCAACACCACCGCCGCCCACGACCGGGACGCGACGCGGCCGACGGGCACCGCCTTCGACGCCGCCCGCTGGCAGCGCCGCCTCGACGAACTCTGCGCGGCCCACCACGTGCCGGGGGCCTCGCTCGCGGTCCTCGCGGACGGTGAGGTCCACGAGCTGGCCGCCGGACTGCTGCACCGGGGGACCGGGGTGACGGCCACGCCCGACTCCGTCTTTCAGCTCGGGTCCATCGCCAAGGTCTATACGGCGACCCTGGTGATGCAACTGGCCGAGGAGGGGGCGCTGGACCTGGACGCGCCGGTCACCGCGGTGCTGCCGGAGTTCTCGGCCGCGGACCCCGAGGCCACCGCCGTCATCACGCCTCGCATGCTGCTCAGCCACACCAGCGGTCTCACCTGTGACTTCACCCTGGACACGGGCCGCGGGGACGACTGCCTCGCCCGGTACGTCGCCGCCGCCGAGGGGGTGGCCCTGGACTGCCGGCCCGGTACGGGCTCGTCGTACAGCAGCGTCGGCTACAACGTCCTCGGCCGCATCGTCGAGGTGCTGACCGGTCTGACCTGGGACGAAGCCCTGAAGCAGCGCCTCGTCGCCCCGCTTGGGCTGACCCGGACCATGACCCTGCCCGAGGAGGCGCTCGCCTTCCGGGCCGCCATGGGCCACCTCGGCGAGCCGGGCCGTATGCCGGAGCCGGCCCCTGCCTGGGACCTGATGCCGCGGTCGGCCGGCCCCTACGGGAGGGTCCTGGCCAGCGCCGGCGACGTCGTCCGGTTCGCCCGGATGCACCTCGCGGGCGGTACCGCCCCTGACGGAACCCGGATCCTCGCCCCCGAGACCGTCGAGGCGATGCGCCGGCGCGAGGTCGACGTCCCCGACAAGTGGACCGTCAGCGCCGACGGCTGGGGCCTGGGCTGGTCGCTGTACGACTGGTCCGGGACCCCCGGCTTCGGCCACGACGGCGCCTCCATCGGCCAGTACGCGTACCTGCGGGTGGTCCCGCACGCGGGGGTGGCCGTCGCCCTGACGACCAACGGCGGCGGCGCCCGCCTGGTCTACGCCGCTCTGTTCCGCGAACTCCTCCGGGAACTGGCCGGCGTGCGGATGCCCGGCTCCTTCGCCCCGGCCGCCGTCCCGCCCGTCGTGGACCTCGCGCCGCTCGTCGGCACGTACCGGCGCGAGGGCGTCGTCATCACCGTCGGCGCGCGTGCCGGGGGAGCGCACCTGCGGTACGAGTTCGTCGACGGCATGAAGGGCTTCTCCGAGCCGCTGGAGATCGACTTGCGGCCGGTGACCGAGACGGTGTTCGCCGGGTCGGGGGTCGGGGCGGCTTTCAGCGAGGACTGGATGCCGGTGGTCTTCTCGACGCTGGCCGATGGCACCGGGTGCTGCTACATCGGTATGCGGGCCGCTCCCAAGGTCGCCTGA
- a CDS encoding MerR family transcriptional regulator has product MTGLVEWTIQQVARRAGVTSRTLRHYDDIGLLPPSRVGSNGYRYYDVDAVARLQRVLLLRDLGLSLPVIAEVLDREADEETALREHIRLLEAERERLDRRIGAVRRTLDARRSGQDPTMDMMLEGFNDSYEDEVVARWGERAFRLSNDWWHGKDMRQQLAWKRDTDELVDAWAAAWRDGTSPLSDRAQALAARHVAWLGAIPGTPVADGDRERSAAMVRCLGDMYVTDPNFATTYGSVEGAAFVRDALHEYVRVTMTAP; this is encoded by the coding sequence ATGACGGGTCTCGTGGAGTGGACCATTCAGCAGGTGGCGCGCCGCGCCGGGGTCACCAGCCGGACGCTGCGCCACTACGACGACATCGGCCTTCTCCCGCCCTCCCGCGTCGGTTCCAACGGCTACCGCTACTACGACGTCGACGCCGTGGCCAGGCTGCAGCGCGTCCTGCTCCTGCGGGACCTCGGGCTGAGCCTGCCGGTCATCGCGGAGGTGCTGGACCGGGAGGCCGACGAGGAGACGGCACTGCGGGAGCACATCCGGCTGCTGGAGGCCGAGCGCGAGCGCCTCGACCGGCGGATCGGGGCCGTCCGGCGCACCCTCGACGCCCGCCGCTCGGGGCAGGACCCGACGATGGACATGATGCTGGAGGGATTCAACGACAGCTACGAGGACGAGGTGGTCGCCCGCTGGGGCGAGCGCGCCTTCCGGCTCAGCAACGACTGGTGGCACGGGAAGGACATGCGGCAGCAGCTCGCCTGGAAGCGGGACACCGACGAGCTCGTCGACGCGTGGGCCGCGGCCTGGAGGGACGGCACGTCCCCGCTCTCGGACCGGGCGCAGGCGCTCGCCGCCCGGCACGTCGCCTGGCTCGGCGCGATCCCCGGCACGCCGGTGGCCGACGGGGACCGCGAGCGGTCCGCCGCGATGGTGCGCTGCCTGGGGGACATGTACGTCACGGACCCGAACTTCGCCACCACTTACGGGTCCGTGGAGGGCGCCGCGTTCGTCCGGGACGCGTTGCACGAGTACGTACGGGTCACCATGACCGCTCCATGA
- a CDS encoding M6 family metalloprotease domain-containing protein, translating to MTWAEYRSVPGTRWADPAVQPTQRKFKGALVLLDYPDEEFSVSKPAGAGRFGNPQAPASGIPRDRVPAFYRDFLNKPGALNHGHTINEYWMEDSGGRFGVDLTAFGAYRLPWKSYQYGIEPEMNPGACPRGDTCGKDIRADGKRAWAADVGADQVKKFDFVFYLTAGVDESSAWQEFGQMKFRSAADVPAAWGPPSPLASGGNAAKTRYVPWTSWQAAARIWPNAADGSSTQAESSGMATFAHELSHILGIGDNYNNPYGTPLSRSYTGIWGMLSRGSFNGPGGPHTRWRIPATAGGSMGAQHVLRDKMKLGIVDDKNVLRLDRDDLKNQGLIVARVTARSAPPGDKGLSGINVSMGRDLSPACDRTKDPLCDGGGYDNYTVEVVDRMGMDSFTPDHGVLISKTKNADRAPFAWVIDAHPEDIGMVDFKRPDGTLQKITMGDYRQLSDALFHAGADSGSSYEYVDQANRLHFYVLDIRRDAAGVLSYSVGVKSLDGTGPQARGAALGRGTAKGRPADGRARCTFDLANTGRPAEADDGYRSADVYRLSATASGRGWTAWLPNRLATAGAGASVPVDVAVAAKAGAERNGKITLTARSESDPRRTATAVCSVRATGR from the coding sequence ATGACCTGGGCGGAGTACCGCTCGGTCCCCGGCACCCGCTGGGCCGATCCCGCCGTCCAGCCCACGCAGCGCAAGTTCAAGGGCGCGCTGGTGCTCCTGGACTACCCGGACGAGGAGTTCTCGGTCAGCAAGCCGGCCGGCGCCGGCCGGTTCGGCAATCCGCAGGCGCCCGCCTCCGGCATCCCCCGCGACCGCGTGCCCGCCTTCTACCGCGACTTCCTCAACAAGCCGGGCGCCCTCAACCACGGCCACACGATCAACGAGTACTGGATGGAGGACTCCGGGGGCCGCTTCGGCGTCGACCTGACGGCGTTCGGGGCGTACCGGCTGCCGTGGAAGTCGTACCAGTACGGGATCGAGCCGGAGATGAACCCCGGGGCCTGTCCCCGCGGCGACACCTGCGGGAAGGACATCAGGGCCGACGGGAAGCGGGCCTGGGCCGCCGACGTGGGTGCCGACCAGGTGAAGAAGTTCGACTTCGTCTTCTACCTGACGGCCGGCGTGGACGAGTCGTCCGCCTGGCAGGAGTTCGGGCAGATGAAGTTCCGGTCGGCGGCGGACGTGCCCGCCGCCTGGGGCCCGCCGTCCCCGCTGGCGTCCGGCGGCAACGCGGCGAAGACCCGGTACGTGCCCTGGACGTCCTGGCAGGCCGCCGCGCGGATCTGGCCGAACGCGGCGGACGGCTCGTCCACCCAGGCCGAGAGCTCCGGCATGGCGACGTTCGCCCATGAGCTCAGCCACATCCTGGGCATCGGGGACAACTACAACAACCCCTACGGGACGCCCCTGAGCCGCAGTTACACCGGCATCTGGGGGATGCTGTCGCGCGGGTCCTTCAACGGACCCGGTGGCCCGCACACGCGGTGGCGGATCCCCGCGACGGCCGGCGGTTCCATGGGCGCCCAGCACGTCCTGCGGGACAAGATGAAGCTCGGCATCGTGGACGACAAGAACGTCCTCCGCCTCGACCGCGACGACCTCAAGAACCAGGGGCTCATCGTGGCCCGCGTCACCGCGCGCTCCGCACCACCCGGTGACAAGGGCCTCTCCGGCATCAACGTCAGCATGGGCCGCGACCTCTCCCCGGCCTGTGACCGCACCAAGGACCCGCTCTGCGACGGCGGCGGCTACGACAACTACACCGTCGAGGTCGTCGACCGCATGGGCATGGACTCCTTCACCCCCGACCACGGCGTGCTGATCAGCAAGACCAAGAACGCCGACCGCGCCCCCTTCGCCTGGGTGATCGACGCCCATCCCGAGGACATCGGCATGGTCGACTTCAAGCGCCCCGACGGCACCCTCCAGAAGATCACCATGGGCGACTACCGGCAGCTCAGCGACGCCCTGTTCCACGCGGGCGCCGACTCCGGCAGCTCCTACGAGTACGTGGACCAGGCCAACCGCCTGCACTTCTACGTCCTCGACATCCGCCGCGACGCCGCCGGCGTCCTCTCCTACAGCGTCGGCGTGAAGTCCCTCGACGGGACCGGCCCGCAGGCGCGCGGCGCCGCGCTGGGCCGCGGGACGGCGAAGGGCCGGCCGGCCGACGGCCGCGCCCGGTGCACCTTCGACCTCGCCAACACCGGCCGCCCGGCGGAGGCCGACGACGGCTACCGCTCGGCCGACGTCTACCGGCTCTCGGCCACGGCCTCCGGCCGCGGCTGGACGGCCTGGCTGCCCAACCGCCTCGCGACGGCCGGAGCCGGCGCCTCCGTCCCCGTGGACGTCGCCGTCGCCGCGAAGGCGGGCGCCGAGCGGAACGGGAAGATCACCCTCACCGCCCGCTCGGAGAGCGACCCGCGCCGTACGGCCACGGCCGTCTGCTCGGTCCGGGCGACGGGCCGCTGA
- a CDS encoding cupin domain-containing protein, protein MSFLSPDYPEVLYDRDKGELSASFRPVDTPPDYTAPNGNTYHYLSTKLSTNGLFGLYKNRMGPAVGGTSPHFHKTMSEAFYVLSGEIHVFDGEQWFDASEGDYLYIPPGGVHSFGNISGEPAEFLMLFAPGGAREAYFEGLEHLGSMTDDERAEFLVRHDSFFADMTKGPGADSWERRASLRKSFKTQ, encoded by the coding sequence GTGTCCTTCCTGTCCCCTGACTACCCCGAGGTCCTCTACGACCGCGACAAGGGCGAGCTCTCCGCGTCCTTCCGGCCCGTGGACACTCCCCCGGACTACACGGCCCCCAACGGCAACACCTACCACTACCTCTCCACGAAGCTGTCCACCAACGGGCTCTTCGGGCTCTACAAGAACAGGATGGGACCGGCCGTGGGCGGGACCAGCCCGCACTTCCACAAGACGATGTCCGAGGCGTTCTACGTCCTCTCGGGCGAGATCCACGTCTTCGACGGGGAGCAGTGGTTCGACGCCTCGGAGGGCGACTACCTCTACATACCGCCGGGCGGCGTGCACTCCTTCGGCAACATCTCCGGCGAACCGGCCGAGTTCCTGATGCTGTTCGCCCCCGGCGGCGCCCGCGAGGCGTACTTCGAGGGCCTGGAGCACCTCGGTTCCATGACCGACGACGAGCGGGCCGAGTTCCTGGTGCGGCACGACAGCTTCTTCGCCGACATGACCAAGGGGCCGGGGGCGGACTCCTGGGAGCGCCGGGCGTCCCTCCGGAAGTCCTTCAAGACCCAGTGA
- a CDS encoding PP2C family protein-serine/threonine phosphatase has product MAFSRLLPAAPALAAAMWPVLPTVLLGTICLLLMIGLGIVFPDLGTGYTAAGIVAVTVAAAYGSHARLQRERTLFQVRLVADAAQQVVLSPMPRRCGSLEIESLYLAAAAEARIGGDFYEVADTRFGVRLLIGDVRGKGLPAVGSAAAMVNSFREAAYDVPGLGDLARRLEASSTRYSAAFPPDDLMERFTTALLVEIPHDGGRIGILNCGHPPPLLLGGEGLRVLESSAPSPLLNLAELIGDTYSVDVFDVSPGDILLLYTDGVTEARGHGGAFFPLQDWMRRQTPGRPRALLDALHRDLLRYSRGGLDDDIAALAVRLDR; this is encoded by the coding sequence ATGGCGTTCAGCCGCCTCCTGCCCGCGGCGCCCGCGCTGGCGGCGGCGATGTGGCCGGTGCTGCCTACGGTGCTGCTGGGCACGATCTGTCTGCTGTTGATGATCGGGCTGGGGATCGTGTTCCCCGACCTGGGGACGGGGTACACCGCGGCCGGGATCGTGGCGGTGACCGTGGCGGCGGCGTATGGGAGCCATGCGCGGCTGCAGCGGGAGCGGACGTTGTTCCAGGTGCGGCTGGTGGCGGACGCGGCGCAGCAGGTGGTGCTCAGCCCGATGCCGCGGCGGTGCGGGAGCCTGGAGATCGAGTCGCTGTACCTCGCGGCGGCGGCCGAGGCGCGGATCGGGGGCGACTTCTACGAGGTGGCGGACACCCGGTTCGGCGTGCGGCTGCTGATCGGGGACGTACGGGGCAAGGGGCTGCCCGCGGTCGGGTCGGCCGCGGCGATGGTGAACTCGTTCCGCGAGGCCGCGTACGACGTCCCCGGCCTGGGCGACCTCGCGCGCCGGCTGGAGGCCAGCAGCACCCGGTACAGCGCCGCGTTTCCCCCCGACGACCTCATGGAACGCTTCACCACCGCCCTGCTCGTCGAGATCCCGCACGACGGCGGCCGGATCGGCATCCTCAACTGCGGACACCCCCCGCCGCTGCTGCTCGGCGGCGAGGGGCTCCGGGTACTGGAGTCCAGTGCCCCCTCGCCGCTGCTCAACCTGGCGGAGCTGATCGGGGACACGTACAGCGTCGACGTCTTCGACGTCTCCCCCGGCGACATCCTGCTGCTCTACACGGACGGGGTGACCGAGGCCCGCGGCCACGGCGGGGCGTTCTTCCCGCTCCAGGACTGGATGCGGCGGCAGACGCCGGGGCGGCCCAGGGCGCTGCTCGACGCTCTCCACCGTGACCTGCTGCGCTACAGCCGGGGCGGGCTGGACGACGACATCGCCGCGCTCGCGGTCCGGCTCGATCGTTGA
- a CDS encoding TetR/AcrR family transcriptional regulator gives MPTDQHDHTPPTAPDRPAAPDLPIPSVWTRPHRVRREQPALSREQIVSAALGLLDTDGLEALSMRKLGARLNAGATSLYTHVSTKDELIELAVDEVYGEIDVPAADDPAGWREAAARAAHGLRTTILRHPWLAPALGGLGLTQLGPNAMRLSEGLLALFEAAGLPAGEADLAVSTLSAYVIGMSISEAAWLTTVARSGRTEREWVESLWPAAEEATGEHPQLQVQYASLRHRDPHETRDEKFTYGLRRVLDGLATRITDGTGADAAASPR, from the coding sequence ATGCCGACCGACCAGCACGACCACACCCCGCCGACGGCACCGGACCGCCCGGCCGCCCCGGACCTGCCGATCCCGTCCGTCTGGACGCGGCCGCACCGGGTACGCCGCGAACAGCCCGCCCTGAGCCGGGAGCAGATCGTCTCCGCCGCCCTCGGCCTGCTGGACACCGACGGCCTCGAAGCCCTGAGCATGCGCAAGCTCGGCGCCCGGCTCAACGCCGGGGCCACCTCGCTGTACACCCACGTGTCCACCAAGGACGAGCTGATCGAACTGGCCGTGGACGAGGTGTACGGCGAGATCGACGTGCCCGCCGCGGATGACCCGGCCGGCTGGCGCGAGGCCGCCGCCCGCGCCGCGCACGGCCTGCGGACGACGATCCTCCGGCACCCCTGGCTGGCCCCCGCCCTGGGCGGGCTCGGACTCACACAGCTCGGCCCCAACGCCATGCGGCTCTCCGAGGGCCTGCTAGCCCTGTTCGAGGCGGCGGGCCTCCCGGCCGGCGAAGCGGACCTCGCCGTGTCCACACTGAGCGCCTACGTCATCGGCATGAGCATCAGCGAGGCGGCGTGGCTGACGACGGTCGCGCGGAGCGGCCGGACCGAACGCGAATGGGTCGAGAGCCTGTGGCCCGCGGCCGAGGAGGCGACCGGCGAACACCCCCAACTGCAGGTGCAGTACGCCTCCTTGCGCCACCGCGACCCGCACGAGACGCGGGACGAGAAGTTCACGTACGGATTGCGTCGCGTACTCGACGGCCTGGCGACACGCATCACGGACGGCACGGGCGCCGACGCGGCGGCCTCCCCTCGGTGA
- a CDS encoding TetR/AcrR family transcriptional regulator, producing the protein MSLTSTARPRGLPDKRQAISEAARRVFGREGYARASLDVIASEANVAKRTIYNHYADKEDLFLSVAIEGADAVTDAVRALMERHLRKIVDLEEDLTDFCLDRARAITEFPEHFALVRTIHAEVTRLPADFLETWAAHGPPTSHLRLAPYLRKIADRGLLVVDDAARAAHRLNTLTLHDVLIRSYYGAVPLPDAETEEIVTDGVRTFLRLYAPAPGSP; encoded by the coding sequence ATGTCCCTGACATCGACCGCCCGTCCCCGCGGACTGCCCGACAAGCGGCAGGCCATCTCCGAGGCGGCGCGGCGGGTGTTCGGCCGCGAGGGCTACGCGCGAGCCAGTCTCGACGTCATCGCCTCCGAGGCGAACGTCGCCAAACGCACCATCTACAACCACTACGCCGACAAGGAGGACCTGTTCCTCTCGGTCGCGATCGAGGGCGCCGACGCCGTTACCGACGCCGTACGGGCGCTCATGGAACGGCACCTGCGGAAGATCGTGGACCTGGAGGAGGACCTCACCGACTTCTGCCTGGACCGGGCGCGGGCGATCACCGAATTCCCCGAGCACTTCGCGCTCGTCCGCACGATCCACGCGGAGGTGACCCGGCTGCCCGCGGACTTCCTGGAGACCTGGGCGGCCCACGGGCCACCCACCTCCCACCTCCGGCTCGCCCCCTACCTGCGGAAGATCGCCGACCGAGGGCTGCTGGTCGTCGACGACGCGGCACGGGCCGCCCACCGGCTCAACACGCTCACCCTGCACGACGTCCTCATCCGCTCCTACTACGGAGCGGTCCCGCTTCCCGACGCCGAGACCGAAGAGATCGTCACGGACGGCGTCCGCACCTTCCTCCGGCTGTACGCACCGGCCCCGGGCTCCCCCTAG
- a CDS encoding pyridoxamine 5'-phosphate oxidase family protein: MTDRAASFADIRDTFLAYVREIRYATMVTVDRRNRPRARVLLPVWEIVDGRPVGWLAAYRTPVKTAHLAGNPHTTYAYWSPRQNAAFVDGVSTWADDDGSRRHAWDLYIRGGPPGVGYDPVHYWRGGPDDPQYHVIRIDPWRIQVVRGADLRSTIWRAEDGG; the protein is encoded by the coding sequence ATGACCGACCGCGCCGCTTCCTTCGCCGACATCCGGGACACCTTCCTCGCGTACGTCCGCGAGATCCGGTACGCCACGATGGTGACCGTGGACCGGCGGAACCGTCCCCGGGCCCGCGTCCTGCTCCCCGTATGGGAGATCGTCGACGGGCGCCCGGTCGGCTGGCTCGCCGCCTACCGGACGCCCGTCAAGACGGCCCACCTCGCCGGCAACCCGCACACCACCTACGCCTATTGGAGCCCCCGGCAGAACGCCGCCTTCGTCGACGGCGTCTCCACCTGGGCCGACGACGACGGGTCCCGACGGCACGCCTGGGACCTCTACATCCGGGGCGGCCCGCCGGGCGTCGGATACGACCCGGTGCACTACTGGCGGGGCGGCCCGGACGACCCTCAGTACCACGTCATCCGCATCGACCCGTGGCGGATCCAGGTGGTGCGGGGGGCCGATCTGCGGAGCACGATCTGGCGGGCGGAGGACGGGGGTTGA
- a CDS encoding HelD family protein: protein MRNEQEFIDNLHTRLAELRDEAEAGMNAALASPGGGTFQARLERDVLVAERSGLLAAFNAGENGLCFGRLAFRDGRDHHIGRIGIRRDDADRTPLVIDWRADVARPFYLATGHTPMGLRRRRHISTEGRWVTALHDEILDLADPERTGLEGSDADAVLLAALDAARTGRMHDIVQTIQAEQDRIIRAPHRGVMVVEGGPGTGKTVVALHRAAYLLYAHREQLARRAVLIVGPNPAFLGYIGEVLPSLGETGVLLATPAELFPGTIATGTDTPRAAEVKGAAAMADALAAYVRDRQTLPDPELVIPHDDGDLVLDEAIARAARERARATKLPHNLARPTFAFAVIDALTAQLVDRIGADPYGGPNLLGPDDAAQLGKAVAASRDVHAAIDALWPALTPHRLVADFLADPRHLPPADADAVRRDAGPWTPADVPLLDEAAELLGEDDSAARAAAEAARQERIAYAQGVLDMSYGSRTQEFEDLEDEDSEVLAAHDVVDAERLAERQEETDHRSAAERAAADRTWAFGHVIVDEAQELSPMMWRLLMRRCPTRSMTLVGDPAQTAEPGGCGSWEAALAPYVGDRWEHIRLGVNYRTPAEIMEVAAEVVRASGIPGFRPPRSVRSTGVRPWARRTDQPAETVAEAVAATLAEHPEGRLAVIAPRDLLDALSAALPDASAGPAPDLTRPVVLLDTRQAKGLEFDTVFVVEPGRMGVSDLYVALTRATQRLGVVHTGALPPGLEKGLQKGPAEKPTEAPANTEETPAG from the coding sequence TTGCGGAACGAACAGGAATTCATCGACAACCTCCACACACGCCTCGCGGAACTCCGTGACGAGGCCGAAGCCGGGATGAACGCCGCCCTCGCCTCGCCGGGCGGCGGCACCTTCCAGGCCCGGCTGGAGCGCGATGTGCTGGTGGCCGAACGGTCGGGGCTGCTGGCCGCGTTCAACGCGGGGGAGAACGGGCTCTGCTTCGGCCGGCTGGCGTTCCGCGACGGCCGCGACCACCACATCGGCCGGATCGGCATCCGCCGGGACGACGCCGACCGGACGCCCCTCGTCATCGACTGGCGGGCCGACGTGGCCCGGCCGTTCTACCTGGCGACGGGCCACACCCCCATGGGGCTGCGCCGCAGGCGCCACATCAGCACCGAGGGCCGCTGGGTCACGGCCCTCCACGACGAGATCCTCGACCTCGCCGACCCCGAGCGCACCGGCCTGGAGGGCAGCGACGCCGACGCCGTCCTCCTCGCCGCGCTGGACGCCGCCCGCACCGGGCGGATGCACGACATCGTGCAGACCATCCAGGCGGAGCAGGACCGCATCATCCGCGCTCCGCACCGCGGTGTCATGGTGGTGGAGGGCGGCCCGGGCACCGGGAAGACGGTCGTCGCGCTGCACCGCGCCGCGTACCTGCTCTACGCCCACCGCGAGCAACTGGCCCGCCGCGCCGTGCTGATCGTCGGCCCCAACCCGGCGTTCCTCGGCTACATCGGCGAGGTGCTGCCCTCCCTCGGCGAGACCGGGGTACTGCTCGCCACGCCCGCCGAACTCTTCCCCGGCACCATCGCCACCGGCACCGACACCCCGCGGGCGGCCGAGGTCAAGGGCGCCGCGGCGATGGCGGACGCGCTGGCCGCGTACGTCCGGGACCGGCAGACGCTGCCCGACCCGGAGCTCGTGATCCCGCACGACGACGGCGACCTGGTGCTGGACGAGGCCATCGCGCGGGCGGCCCGCGAACGGGCGCGCGCCACGAAGCTGCCGCACAACCTCGCGCGCCCCACCTTCGCGTTCGCCGTGATCGACGCGCTCACCGCCCAACTCGTCGACCGCATCGGGGCCGACCCCTACGGGGGCCCGAACCTCCTCGGCCCGGACGACGCCGCCCAGCTCGGCAAGGCCGTGGCGGCCTCCCGCGACGTGCACGCCGCCATCGACGCGTTGTGGCCGGCGCTCACCCCGCACCGGCTGGTGGCGGACTTCCTCGCCGACCCCCGCCACCTTCCCCCGGCGGACGCCGACGCCGTCCGACGGGACGCCGGGCCGTGGACGCCGGCCGACGTACCGCTGCTGGACGAGGCCGCCGAGCTGCTCGGCGAGGACGACTCGGCCGCCCGCGCCGCCGCCGAGGCCGCCCGGCAGGAACGAATCGCCTACGCCCAGGGCGTGCTCGACATGTCGTACGGCTCCCGCACCCAGGAGTTCGAGGACCTGGAGGACGAGGACTCGGAGGTACTGGCCGCCCATGACGTCGTGGACGCGGAACGGCTCGCGGAGCGCCAGGAGGAGACCGACCACCGCAGCGCCGCCGAACGCGCCGCGGCCGACCGCACCTGGGCCTTCGGCCACGTCATCGTGGACGAGGCACAGGAGCTGTCCCCGATGATGTGGCGGCTGCTGATGCGCCGCTGCCCGACCCGGTCCATGACGCTGGTCGGCGACCCGGCCCAGACCGCCGAGCCGGGCGGCTGCGGATCGTGGGAGGCGGCCCTCGCGCCGTACGTCGGCGACCGCTGGGAGCACATCCGCCTGGGCGTCAACTACCGTACGCCCGCCGAGATCATGGAGGTGGCGGCGGAGGTGGTCCGGGCCTCCGGGATTCCGGGGTTCCGACCGCCGCGTTCCGTCCGTTCCACCGGCGTACGCCCCTGGGCACGCCGGACGGACCAGCCGGCCGAGACGGTCGCGGAGGCCGTGGCAGCGACCCTGGCCGAGCATCCGGAGGGACGGCTCGCGGTGATCGCGCCCCGGGACCTCCTCGACGCCCTGTCGGCCGCCCTCCCGGACGCCTCCGCCGGCCCGGCGCCGGACCTGACACGGCCGGTCGTCCTCCTGGACACCCGGCAGGCCAAGGGGCTGGAGTTTGACACGGTGTTCGTGGTGGAGCCGGGCCGGATGGGGGTGAGTGACCTGTACGTGGCGCTCACGCGGGCCACTCAGCGGCTGGGCGTGGTGCACACGGGAGCGCTGCCGCCGGGCCTGGAGAAGGGGCTGCAGAAGGGGCCGGCGGAGAAGCCGACGGAGGCACCGGCGAACACGGAGGAGACACCGGCCGGCTGA
- a CDS encoding ester cyclase has product MHDSRQRTKADLRKHREELVLRHTAAVMSSAGRGPGGVCRVVPFDEQPLVGDDAVRRHFEGMLAAFPDLEHEVLAIHHTADVVILESRINGTQAADWQDIPNRGRRMELPVAVLSQFDGEFLVDGTLYYDRVVAARQLV; this is encoded by the coding sequence ATGCATGACAGCCGACAGCGAACCAAGGCCGACCTGCGAAAACACCGCGAAGAACTGGTCCTCAGGCACACCGCGGCGGTGATGTCGAGCGCCGGGCGGGGGCCCGGGGGCGTCTGCCGCGTCGTCCCGTTCGACGAGCAGCCGCTGGTCGGCGACGACGCGGTCCGCCGGCACTTCGAGGGCATGCTGGCGGCCTTTCCCGACCTCGAACACGAGGTGCTGGCCATTCACCACACCGCCGACGTCGTCATTCTGGAGAGCCGGATCAACGGCACCCAGGCGGCCGACTGGCAGGACATCCCCAACCGCGGCAGGCGGATGGAGCTGCCCGTGGCCGTACTCTCCCAGTTCGACGGGGAGTTCCTCGTCGATGGGACGCTGTACTACGACCGCGTGGTGGCCGCGCGGCAACTGGTCTGA